One Pantanalinema sp. genomic window carries:
- a CDS encoding PP2C family protein-serine/threonine phosphatase — protein MEKDALLTTLKKSSTAKGFMIGTLVFALVLVLVAVGIYRSMGQINASIDSLLSSSGNNQGASYIVTSFLRADELQTRYIFAASAAEREKIYPDLADEALNVKAGVRALSRFFTTDEQKAEVDGKIRPAVKEWAGLNEEIIDLVDRGHAQDAFKLKATRGTALTSQVMGFLTHELTTLNEKVIEAEHKATTRKIRDAIRQFALACALSLALGIAIVVLVSRRIMGVEVQKEKQQVELYKMAAVKEKQQAQLAQMGKEMEIATRIQTALIPTDTTVPDYEMSMELITATEVGGDMIDYFPQEDGRYWLAVGDVTGHGLTPGLVMMMAQSMFTALVAEDPDASPSELLSRLNQTLHQNVKYRLRNDNYMTLQVIHHLGDGRFVAAGMHCDVLIYRAATGKVDLIETQGFWTGFVPDVREMTFDYTFEMAPNDVMLLYTDGLIEAKNADEEQYDMERLEAALARYAHLEVDEIKARILAEVRAWMSEQLDDISIVVLRRQESAALEARV, from the coding sequence ATGGAAAAAGACGCCCTGCTCACCACCCTCAAGAAGTCCTCGACGGCCAAGGGCTTCATGATCGGGACCCTGGTCTTCGCCCTGGTGCTGGTCCTGGTGGCCGTGGGCATCTACCGCTCGATGGGACAGATCAACGCGAGCATCGACTCCCTGCTCTCGAGCAGCGGCAACAACCAGGGCGCCTCCTACATCGTGACGAGCTTCTTGCGCGCCGACGAGCTGCAGACCCGCTACATCTTCGCCGCGAGCGCCGCCGAGCGCGAGAAGATCTATCCGGACTTGGCCGACGAGGCCCTCAACGTCAAGGCCGGAGTCCGTGCGCTGTCGCGCTTCTTCACCACCGACGAGCAGAAGGCCGAGGTCGACGGCAAGATCAGGCCCGCGGTCAAGGAATGGGCCGGTCTCAACGAGGAGATCATCGATCTGGTCGACCGCGGGCACGCCCAGGACGCCTTCAAGCTGAAGGCCACCAGGGGGACGGCACTGACCAGCCAGGTCATGGGCTTCTTGACCCACGAGCTGACCACCCTCAACGAGAAGGTCATCGAGGCCGAGCACAAGGCGACCACCCGCAAGATCCGAGACGCCATCCGGCAGTTCGCACTTGCCTGTGCCCTTTCGCTGGCGCTCGGCATCGCCATCGTGGTCCTCGTCTCGCGCCGGATCATGGGCGTGGAGGTCCAGAAGGAGAAGCAGCAGGTCGAGCTCTACAAGATGGCGGCCGTCAAGGAGAAGCAGCAGGCGCAGCTGGCGCAGATGGGCAAGGAGATGGAGATCGCCACCCGCATCCAGACGGCGCTCATCCCCACCGACACCACGGTCCCCGATTACGAGATGAGCATGGAGCTCATCACCGCCACCGAGGTCGGCGGGGACATGATCGACTACTTCCCGCAGGAGGACGGCCGCTACTGGCTCGCGGTGGGGGACGTCACGGGCCACGGCCTGACGCCGGGCCTGGTCATGATGATGGCGCAGTCCATGTTCACCGCGCTGGTGGCCGAGGACCCCGACGCCTCTCCGAGCGAGCTCTTGAGCCGCCTCAACCAGACCCTTCACCAGAACGTCAAGTACCGCCTGCGGAACGACAACTACATGACCCTCCAGGTCATCCACCACCTGGGCGATGGCCGCTTCGTCGCGGCGGGAATGCACTGCGACGTTTTGATCTACCGCGCCGCGACCGGCAAGGTCGACCTCATCGAGACCCAGGGCTTCTGGACGGGGTTCGTGCCGGACGTGCGCGAGATGACCTTCGACTACACCTTCGAGATGGCCCCCAACGACGTCATGCTGCTCTACACCGACGGGCTCATCGAGGCCAAGAACGCCGACGAGGAGCAGTACGACATGGAGCGCCTCGAGGCTGCCCTCGCCCGGTATGCTCACCTGGAGGTCGACGAGATCAAGGCCCGGATCCTGGCCGAGGTGCGTGCCTGGATGTCCGAGCAGCTCGACGACATCTCCATCGTGGTGCTCAGGCGCCAGGAGAGTGCCGCCCTCGAGGCCCGAGTCTAG
- a CDS encoding S8 family serine peptidase: MKKLSLVAGSLAMALLAGCSTSSVMNTGFNSSDTSSDFRADGVSKSEVVVRFNTASVQGLPYTVKKTIKGINASVLVVPAGKTPEQVIADVKAKYAVKYAQPVNRIVMDAYDDPMIKDQYSLNITNALKAWDVQKGKMDTMIAVIDSGVDMTHPDLKDKIVKSYNVFTKDSKVKDDNGHGTHCAGIAAAAVGNGVGTAGVAPGCGLMAVQVLNSQGGGSDQTIADGIVWAADNGAKVMTMSLGLYKSSKVIEDALQYALDKDVLLCASAGNNNAQNDPVTAPHLPSTYPGVVEVAATDAKDQKASFSNWGKTVVVAAPGHQILSTVPTYANGTGKTSYATMSGTSMASPFAAGVAGLIRSQHPEWNREQVRKAMETAVTDLGDKGFDQYFGHGRVDALKAVSL; encoded by the coding sequence ATGAAGAAGCTGTCCCTGGTTGCCGGTTCGCTCGCGATGGCCCTCCTCGCCGGCTGCTCCACCAGCTCGGTGATGAACACCGGCTTCAACAGCAGCGACACGTCGAGCGACTTCCGCGCGGACGGCGTCTCCAAGTCCGAGGTCGTGGTCCGCTTCAACACCGCCTCGGTGCAGGGTCTCCCCTACACGGTCAAGAAGACGATCAAGGGCATCAACGCCAGCGTCCTCGTCGTGCCCGCGGGCAAGACCCCCGAGCAGGTCATCGCCGACGTCAAGGCCAAGTACGCGGTGAAGTACGCTCAGCCCGTCAACCGCATCGTCATGGACGCCTACGACGACCCCATGATCAAGGACCAGTACTCCCTCAACATCACCAACGCCCTCAAGGCCTGGGATGTCCAGAAGGGCAAGATGGACACCATGATCGCCGTCATCGACAGCGGCGTCGACATGACCCACCCCGACCTCAAGGACAAGATCGTCAAGTCCTACAACGTCTTCACCAAGGACAGCAAGGTCAAGGACGATAACGGCCACGGCACCCACTGCGCCGGCATCGCGGCCGCAGCGGTCGGCAACGGCGTCGGCACCGCGGGCGTCGCCCCCGGCTGCGGCCTGATGGCGGTCCAGGTCCTCAACTCCCAGGGCGGCGGCAGCGACCAGACCATCGCCGACGGCATCGTCTGGGCGGCCGACAACGGCGCCAAGGTCATGACCATGAGCCTCGGCCTCTACAAGAGCAGCAAGGTCATCGAGGACGCCCTCCAGTACGCCCTCGACAAGGACGTCCTCCTCTGCGCCTCGGCCGGCAACAACAACGCCCAGAACGACCCGGTGACCGCGCCCCACCTGCCCTCGACCTACCCCGGCGTGGTCGAGGTGGCCGCCACCGACGCCAAGGACCAGAAGGCCTCCTTCTCGAACTGGGGCAAGACGGTCGTCGTCGCGGCCCCCGGTCACCAGATCCTCTCGACCGTTCCCACCTATGCCAACGGCACCGGCAAGACCTCGTACGCCACGATGAGCGGCACCTCGATGGCCTCGCCCTTCGCCGCCGGCGTCGCGGGCCTCATCCGCAGCCAGCACCCCGAGTGGAACCGCGAGCAGGTCCGCAAGGCCATGGAGACCGCCGTCACCGACCTCGGCGACAAGGGCTTCGACCAGTACTTCGGTCACGGCCGCGTCGACGCGCTCAAGGCCGTCAGCCTCTAA